The proteins below come from a single Rhizobium tropici CIAT 899 genomic window:
- the tolR gene encoding protein TolR: MGMSVGGSGGGGGRRGSRRGGGRGGPISEINVTPLVDVMLVLLIIFMVAAPMMTSGVPIDLPQTQAGALNAQTQPITISIKADGQVYIGESEIQVTEIADKLKAIATTGYSERIFVKGDSKAPYGVIADVMSRIQEAGYKNIGLVTQQQTTDH, translated from the coding sequence ATGGGAATGTCTGTTGGAGGTAGTGGTGGCGGCGGTGGCCGCCGTGGCAGTCGTCGTGGCGGAGGCCGTGGTGGCCCGATTTCCGAGATTAACGTGACGCCGCTGGTCGACGTCATGCTCGTGCTCTTGATCATCTTCATGGTGGCGGCGCCGATGATGACGTCGGGCGTGCCGATCGACCTGCCGCAGACGCAGGCCGGCGCACTGAACGCCCAAACGCAGCCGATCACGATCTCGATCAAGGCCGATGGCCAGGTCTATATCGGCGAATCCGAAATTCAGGTCACCGAAATCGCGGACAAGCTGAAAGCGATCGCGACGACCGGCTATAGCGAACGCATCTTCGTCAAGGGCGATTCCAAGGCGCCTTACGGCGTTATCGCCGACGTCATGTCTCGCATTCAGGAGGCCGGTTACAAGAACATCGGCCTGGTTACGCAGCAGCAGACAACGGATCACTGA
- the tolQ gene encoding protein TolQ yields MEQVALAAATTPDITLWSLFMQAGLVVKLVMIGLLAASVWTWAIVIDKYLSYARARRQFDHFEQVFWSGQSLEELYRTLSERNNTGLGAIFVAAMREWKKSFERGARSPIGLQMRIDRAMDVTLARESEHLTARLGSLATIGSAGPFIGLFGTVVGIMTSFQAIAGSKSTNLAVVAPGIAEALLATAIGLVAAIPAVIAYNKFSADAGKLSGRMEGFADEFSAILSRQIDEKLQPRQAAQ; encoded by the coding sequence ATGGAACAAGTAGCATTGGCAGCGGCCACCACACCGGACATCACCCTCTGGTCGCTCTTCATGCAGGCGGGCTTGGTCGTCAAGCTCGTCATGATCGGCCTGCTGGCAGCGTCCGTATGGACCTGGGCGATCGTCATCGACAAATATCTGAGCTACGCGCGAGCGCGGCGGCAGTTCGATCATTTCGAGCAGGTTTTCTGGTCCGGCCAGTCGCTCGAAGAGCTCTACCGCACGCTTTCGGAGCGTAACAATACGGGCCTTGGCGCCATTTTCGTCGCAGCGATGCGCGAATGGAAGAAATCGTTCGAGCGCGGCGCTCGCTCGCCGATCGGTCTGCAGATGCGTATCGACCGCGCCATGGACGTGACCCTCGCGCGTGAATCGGAACATCTGACGGCCCGTCTCGGATCGCTTGCGACCATCGGTTCCGCCGGCCCGTTCATCGGTCTCTTCGGTACGGTCGTCGGTATCATGACCTCGTTTCAGGCGATCGCCGGCTCGAAGTCCACCAACCTTGCGGTCGTCGCGCCGGGTATCGCCGAAGCGCTTCTGGCAACTGCGATCGGTCTGGTTGCCGCTATTCCGGCCGTTATCGCCTACAACAAGTTCTCGGCCGATGCCGGCAAGCTTTCGGGCCGCATGGAAGGCTTCGCGGATGAATTCTCCGCCATCCTTTCGCGCCAGATCGATGAAAAGCTGCAGCCGCGCCAGGCTGCGCAGTAA
- the ybgC gene encoding tol-pal system-associated acyl-CoA thioesterase — protein sequence MNSPFLIAGELEAGSHRLVQRVYYEDTDFSGLVYHARYLHFLERGRTDYLRCLGVEQRELLNADEEGLVFVVHRMEIDFRGPARMDDLLTIRTATEKAGGAKMVLSQEIRRGETLLIAAKVIIAVINAKGRPRRLPEKLAAQMLTASESGG from the coding sequence ATGAACAGCCCCTTTCTGATAGCTGGGGAACTGGAAGCCGGAAGCCACCGGCTGGTGCAGCGAGTCTACTATGAGGATACGGATTTTTCCGGGCTCGTCTATCACGCGCGCTACCTGCATTTCCTTGAGCGGGGACGCACGGACTATCTGCGTTGTCTCGGAGTGGAACAGCGCGAACTTCTGAATGCGGATGAAGAGGGGTTGGTTTTCGTCGTCCATCGCATGGAGATCGATTTCAGGGGACCGGCTCGCATGGATGACCTGCTGACGATCCGCACAGCCACCGAAAAGGCCGGTGGTGCCAAGATGGTGCTGTCTCAGGAAATCCGGCGCGGCGAGACACTGCTGATTGCCGCGAAGGTCATCATTGCCGTGATCAATGCAAAGGGGCGTCCGCGCCGCCTGCCGGAGAAGCTTGCCGCGCAAATGCTCACGGCGTCGGAAAGTGGCGGGTAA